Proteins co-encoded in one Opitutus terrae PB90-1 genomic window:
- a CDS encoding sensor histidine kinase translates to MLRSPSPLRRLLGALGFLVLWSLIGFAFAGQFYLSSSLIGRSITWTQAISYSLADWYVWAVLSLPIARLTRRVSAEPHRPWRTAGIHLAAALGFALIYVVLRALVGQAHSWLIDEEATFAEIFVPLLAKTYPFNLLIYGVIVSVTHALDYYRKYHERTVQALELEKHLTEARLQSLLRQLKPHFLFNALNGIASLMYSDVAAAERMLVRLSELLRQTMSQTGAPLTPLRQEIAFLERYLEIERIRFRDRLTVQFEIDPATLDAQVPSLILQPLVENAIRHGIEPQMRTGRIVLRSAVVGDNLVLSVSDNGGGMPAGGFKREGIGLANSRARLAELYGDDQQFELTNQPEGGLCVRLSFPFAT, encoded by the coding sequence ATGCTTCGCTCGCCCTCCCCGCTTCGGCGCCTGCTCGGCGCGCTCGGCTTCCTGGTGTTGTGGTCGCTGATCGGCTTCGCCTTCGCCGGACAATTTTATCTCTCCAGCAGCCTGATCGGACGATCGATCACGTGGACGCAGGCGATCAGTTATTCGCTCGCCGATTGGTACGTTTGGGCGGTGCTGTCGCTGCCGATCGCCCGGCTCACGCGTCGCGTCTCCGCCGAGCCGCACCGACCATGGCGGACCGCCGGTATTCATCTCGCCGCCGCCCTCGGCTTCGCGCTGATCTACGTCGTGCTGCGCGCGCTCGTCGGCCAAGCCCACAGCTGGTTGATCGATGAGGAAGCGACCTTCGCCGAGATCTTCGTTCCGCTCCTCGCGAAAACCTATCCGTTCAATCTTCTGATCTACGGCGTGATCGTGTCCGTCACGCACGCGCTCGACTATTATCGCAAATATCACGAGCGCACGGTCCAGGCCCTGGAGTTGGAGAAACATCTCACGGAGGCCCGGCTGCAGTCGCTGCTCCGCCAGCTCAAGCCCCACTTCCTGTTCAACGCGCTCAATGGCATCGCGTCGTTGATGTATTCGGATGTCGCTGCCGCCGAACGCATGCTGGTCCGGCTTTCCGAGTTGCTGCGGCAAACCATGTCGCAGACGGGCGCGCCGCTCACACCGCTGCGGCAGGAGATCGCGTTTCTCGAACGCTACCTCGAAATCGAGCGGATTCGTTTTCGCGACCGACTCACGGTGCAGTTCGAGATCGATCCGGCCACGCTGGATGCCCAGGTGCCCAGCCTGATCCTCCAGCCGCTGGTCGAGAACGCGATCCGCCACGGCATCGAACCGCAGATGCGCACCGGCCGGATCGTGCTCCGCTCAGCCGTCGTCGGCGACAACCTCGTGCTCAGCGTCTCCGACAACGGCGGCGGAATGCCCGCAGGCGGCTTCAAGCGCGAAGGCATCGGTCTGGCCAACAGCCGCGCCCGGCTGGCCGAGCTGTACGGCGATGATCAACAGTTCGAGCTGACTAACCAACCGGAGGGTGGACTTTGCGTCCGGCTCTCGTTTCCATTCGCGACGTAG
- a CDS encoding CRTAC1 family protein — translation MPGVQPAPTSPRPSAVAAGSLPPTGDVVPPLVPVLVPIVLAAIVTGILFAWWFPPAPPGELAPAPRFTDVSVEAGLASLPVAAASEDAPTTLGGGVVCFDYDGDGHEDLFLVHGTTWPWEESFARQITRGSCVLLRNDGKGRFTDTTALAGLNVELQGMSAAAGDFDNDGRPDLYVTCVGANHLFRNRGHGRFEDITELAGVGGEENTWSTGAAWIDFDADGRLDLVVCHYARWPRELDLHTAFMVSQVGHSYGAPTGFLGAFPTVYRNLGEGRFAVVPGGAGLRDVDPDTGFPVAKALAVVPVDANSDGRLDLLFTYHTSQSALFVNQEGGTFRRWTAADEGRQEGVAAGLVAAGSLALANVSSRDERFRVLQAALAGSGAAADDKVDLGTKLGVAVLDYDLDGRLEFFSGNGRAEPDTNRFEATRDFSAVPQIWWNRGDRWIPAAPDATGETALAPAVARGVAAADFDGDGDLDVVVAQYGAAPRLLRNDQRFSLPSLRVDLVATKTAREAGGARVEVHTPRRVMVQTVAPAMSYMAQSSQTLTFGLGDDARVRKIVVHWPSGLRQEVRMNGTDRRLTIKEPE, via the coding sequence ATGCCTGGCGTCCAACCTGCCCCAACTTCGCCCCGCCCGAGCGCCGTGGCGGCAGGATCGTTGCCGCCGACCGGCGATGTGGTGCCGCCGCTCGTGCCTGTACTGGTGCCGATCGTGCTCGCGGCGATCGTCACGGGTATTTTGTTCGCGTGGTGGTTTCCGCCGGCGCCGCCGGGCGAGCTGGCGCCCGCGCCGCGGTTCACGGACGTTTCGGTCGAGGCGGGGTTGGCGTCGTTGCCGGTCGCGGCGGCGAGTGAGGATGCGCCGACAACGCTGGGCGGCGGGGTGGTGTGCTTCGACTACGATGGCGACGGGCACGAGGATCTGTTTCTGGTGCACGGGACGACGTGGCCATGGGAGGAGTCGTTCGCGCGGCAGATCACGCGCGGCAGTTGCGTGCTGCTGCGCAACGACGGCAAGGGCCGGTTCACCGACACGACCGCGCTCGCCGGACTGAATGTCGAACTGCAGGGCATGAGCGCCGCGGCGGGCGATTTCGACAACGACGGCCGGCCGGATCTCTACGTGACGTGCGTGGGCGCCAATCACCTTTTCCGCAATCGCGGTCATGGCCGGTTCGAGGACATCACCGAACTCGCGGGGGTGGGCGGGGAGGAGAACACGTGGAGCACCGGCGCGGCGTGGATCGATTTCGATGCGGATGGCCGGCTCGACCTCGTGGTGTGTCATTACGCGCGCTGGCCGCGTGAGCTGGATCTGCACACGGCGTTCATGGTGTCACAGGTGGGGCATTCCTACGGCGCACCGACGGGTTTTCTGGGCGCGTTTCCAACGGTGTATCGGAATCTCGGCGAGGGCAGGTTCGCGGTGGTGCCGGGCGGCGCGGGGTTGCGTGATGTGGACCCGGACACGGGCTTCCCGGTGGCGAAGGCGCTCGCGGTTGTGCCAGTCGACGCCAACAGCGACGGCCGGCTGGACCTGCTGTTCACGTATCACACCAGCCAGAGTGCACTGTTCGTGAATCAGGAGGGCGGCACGTTTCGACGCTGGACGGCGGCGGATGAAGGGCGGCAGGAAGGCGTCGCTGCGGGGCTGGTCGCCGCGGGCTCGCTGGCATTGGCGAACGTGTCCAGCCGGGACGAGCGGTTTCGCGTGCTGCAGGCGGCGCTCGCCGGCAGCGGGGCGGCGGCGGACGACAAAGTCGATCTGGGCACGAAACTGGGCGTGGCGGTGCTGGATTACGATCTCGATGGCCGGCTGGAGTTTTTCTCCGGCAACGGCCGCGCGGAGCCCGATACGAATCGCTTCGAGGCGACGCGCGATTTCAGTGCGGTGCCGCAGATCTGGTGGAATCGCGGCGACCGCTGGATTCCTGCGGCGCCGGACGCCACCGGTGAAACCGCCCTGGCGCCCGCAGTCGCGCGGGGCGTAGCCGCGGCGGATTTCGACGGCGATGGCGATCTCGATGTGGTGGTGGCACAATACGGCGCGGCGCCGCGGCTGTTGCGCAACGACCAGCGCTTCAGTTTGCCGTCGTTGCGGGTCGACCTCGTCGCGACCAAAACCGCGCGCGAGGCAGGCGGTGCGCGGGTGGAGGTGCATACGCCACGCCGCGTGATGGTGCAGACGGTGGCTCCGGCCATGAGTTATATGGCACAGTCGAGCCAGACGCTGACTTTCGGGTTGGGCGACGACGCCCGGGTGCGGAAAATCGTGGTGCACTGGCCCAGCGGCTTGCGTCAGGAAGTGCGGATGAACGGCACGGATCGGCGATTGACGATCAAGGAGCCGGAATGA
- the rplI gene encoding 50S ribosomal protein L9 — MAQSEILLLKPVENLGGEGDQVKVRAGYARNYLLPNGFAVPLTTANRKQVESLKKRRAEREAKELGGAQELAKKLEKKSLAFAVKTGEGGKMFGAITVNDIFDKLAADGLEIEKKRIHLHTPVKTLGQHTVKIKLHADVTVDLNFDVVSENPIEAAPAPEAKEPAKEGKK, encoded by the coding sequence ATGGCTCAGAGCGAAATCCTCCTCCTCAAACCCGTCGAGAACCTCGGCGGCGAAGGTGATCAAGTCAAAGTGCGTGCTGGCTACGCCCGCAACTACCTCCTCCCGAATGGATTCGCGGTGCCGTTGACCACGGCGAATCGCAAGCAGGTCGAGTCGCTGAAGAAGCGCCGGGCCGAGCGCGAAGCCAAGGAACTCGGTGGCGCGCAGGAGCTGGCGAAGAAGCTCGAGAAGAAGAGCCTGGCGTTCGCGGTGAAGACCGGCGAAGGCGGCAAGATGTTCGGCGCGATCACGGTGAACGACATCTTTGACAAGCTCGCCGCCGACGGCTTGGAGATCGAGAAGAAGCGGATCCACCTGCACACGCCGGTGAAGACGCTCGGTCAGCACACGGTGAAGATCAAGCTGCACGCCGACGTGACGGTCGACCTGAACTTCGACGTCGTGTCGGAGAACCCGATCGAGGCCGCGCCCGCGCCGGAAGCCAAGGAGCCCGCGAAGGAAGGGAAGAAGTAA
- the dnaB gene encoding replicative DNA helicase codes for MAQEAPIPFRRPEATAAVAVGGRSMPHSIEAEEYLLSCCLLDGADVLSRCLEARIRPESFYVGAHGIIYERLLELYNRQSPIDVAVLAEELKTSKQLEQIGGYPFLTQVSSRIPTTAQAGYFIEKVRELHLLREIIRAGTGAVEECYNFSGGIDEFVDQVEARLFAVTQNRVSESAKPMREPTREAMNVITKMMMKKGEMTGVSSGFKDLDALTWGFQRQEMIILAARPSMGKTSLALNFAEAAAMPKRGEAHAVLVFSLEMSAAQLALRMLCSRARVNMKLLRDGLLSKNGEEQNRLVSVADEFSKAPIYIDDSSALSIMQLRAKARRIHARTPLGFIVVDYLQLLSPTDAKVPREQQVAEASRGLKSLAKELNVPVLVLSQLNRSSEKENRTPKLADLRESGSIEQDADVVLMLARPKDADEKFQVAADSAELIVAKQRNGPVGELKLTFLRDITRFENFTQ; via the coding sequence ATGGCCCAAGAAGCGCCCATTCCTTTTCGTCGTCCGGAGGCCACCGCTGCAGTCGCGGTGGGCGGCCGCTCCATGCCGCACAGCATTGAGGCTGAAGAATACCTGCTGTCGTGTTGCCTGCTCGACGGGGCCGACGTGCTCTCGCGCTGTCTCGAGGCGCGCATCCGGCCAGAATCGTTCTACGTCGGCGCGCACGGGATCATCTACGAGCGGTTGCTCGAGCTCTACAATCGGCAGTCGCCGATCGACGTGGCGGTGCTGGCGGAGGAACTGAAGACCAGCAAGCAGCTCGAGCAGATCGGCGGCTATCCCTTCCTCACCCAGGTGAGCAGCCGGATTCCGACGACGGCGCAGGCGGGCTACTTCATCGAAAAGGTCCGCGAGCTGCACCTGTTGCGCGAGATCATCCGCGCGGGCACGGGCGCGGTGGAAGAGTGTTACAATTTCTCCGGCGGCATCGACGAGTTTGTCGATCAGGTCGAGGCGCGGTTGTTCGCCGTGACGCAGAATCGCGTCAGCGAGAGCGCGAAGCCGATGCGCGAGCCGACGCGCGAGGCGATGAACGTCATCACGAAAATGATGATGAAGAAGGGCGAGATGACGGGGGTCTCGTCCGGGTTCAAGGATCTCGACGCGCTGACCTGGGGTTTCCAGCGACAGGAAATGATCATTCTCGCAGCGCGGCCCTCGATGGGCAAAACGTCGCTCGCGCTGAACTTCGCGGAAGCCGCCGCGATGCCGAAGCGTGGCGAGGCGCACGCGGTGCTGGTGTTTTCGCTCGAAATGAGCGCGGCGCAGCTCGCGTTGCGCATGCTCTGTTCGCGGGCGCGGGTGAACATGAAGCTGCTGCGCGACGGCCTGCTCTCGAAGAACGGCGAGGAGCAGAATCGGCTGGTATCCGTGGCGGACGAGTTCTCCAAGGCGCCGATTTACATCGATGACTCGAGCGCGCTCTCGATCATGCAGCTACGCGCGAAAGCGCGGCGCATCCACGCGCGCACTCCACTGGGCTTCATCGTCGTCGATTACCTGCAACTCCTGAGCCCGACCGACGCGAAGGTCCCGCGCGAACAGCAAGTTGCCGAGGCGTCACGCGGATTAAAGTCGCTCGCGAAGGAACTGAATGTTCCGGTGCTTGTATTAAGCCAACTCAACCGCTCATCTGAAAAGGAGAACCGCACCCCGAAACTGGCCGACTTGCGCGAATCCGGCTCGATCGAGCAAGATGCTGACGTAGTACTCATGCTGGCCCGCCCAAAAGACGCCGACGAAAAGTTCCAGGTCGCCGCCGATTCCGCCGAGTTAATCGTTGCCAAGCAACGAAACGGCCCGGTAGGAGAATTGAAGCTTACGTTCCTCCGAGACATCACCCGCTTTGAAAACTTCACTCAGTAA
- the bamA gene encoding outer membrane protein assembly factor BamA: MKTSLSNPLRRVTRLVLAVGWLLALSGASVWGQARQEEPVYKVGTVTVKFIGTAIVSEQVVRANMQIREGGDLDDAMLDRDIRSLYRTGLFEFIEIKREAVNDRVFNLVVEVTPKYRVLAIRYEGNKRVKDRRLEREIKTRPNTALDERQVKEDAEKIREYYQKTGYNQVAVNYAIERDRATSFGTVIFRIREGERVKIADVRFVGNQSIKARRLKKEMETKKYWAFSWLLGTGRLKDDEFEDDLDKLRTYYREQGFLDVEIAPDRIIFDYPKPNRLVITINIDEGRRYKVGDITFKGNKLHPTAILRRVIRQRTGSIFTPSKLDKDIERLEDFYGHDGYLDTRVRLNRKPNIATGNIDIEYEVAESEKFNVESLVIEGNTKTKSTVIVRELVLGPGDVFDTVRMKISKLRLENTRFFEDVSVTPQETNIPGRRNLRIAVKEGRTGNLSFGAGFSSLERATVFAEISQGNFDLFNRRSLFQGDGQKFRLKMSLGSLSSEVSFAFEEPYLFERRLGLGFTLFRTSSEYNSTFYTEIDTGGEVYLRKSLFGMFEGRLSYSYQVISIEDVSPSASQVLRDIAGDNPVSMVGFQLLRDTRDKIINTTMGNRIELNTGIAGGVLGGDEDFYRLELRGAQYFPVFETQTQVLHLLGRAGVIQNYGNSNDVRIYNRYYLGGPTTLRGYEFREVAPRDEFGEVIGGKSYAFFSAEYSLDIVSPIRFAVFYDAGFVNSGAYDFNPRDFTDNFGFGLRLFVAGSPLSLDFGIPLTSDKRARSGNQFNFSFGTRY, encoded by the coding sequence TTGAAAACTTCACTCAGTAACCCGCTGCGCCGGGTCACCCGTCTGGTCCTTGCTGTTGGTTGGTTGCTGGCCCTTAGCGGGGCATCGGTCTGGGGACAGGCCCGCCAGGAGGAACCGGTTTACAAGGTCGGCACGGTGACGGTGAAGTTCATCGGCACGGCCATCGTGAGCGAGCAGGTCGTGCGCGCGAACATGCAGATTCGCGAAGGCGGCGACCTCGACGACGCGATGCTCGATCGCGACATCCGCTCGCTGTATCGCACCGGCCTGTTCGAATTCATCGAGATCAAGCGCGAGGCGGTGAACGACCGCGTCTTCAATCTCGTGGTGGAGGTCACGCCAAAGTATCGCGTGCTGGCGATCCGCTACGAAGGCAACAAGCGCGTGAAGGACCGACGGCTCGAGCGCGAGATCAAGACCCGTCCGAACACCGCGCTCGACGAGCGCCAGGTGAAGGAGGACGCCGAGAAAATCCGCGAGTATTATCAGAAGACCGGCTACAACCAGGTGGCGGTCAACTACGCGATCGAGCGCGACCGTGCGACGAGCTTCGGCACGGTGATCTTCCGGATTCGCGAAGGCGAACGCGTGAAGATCGCGGACGTGCGCTTCGTCGGCAACCAGAGCATCAAGGCGCGGCGGCTGAAGAAGGAGATGGAGACGAAGAAATACTGGGCGTTCTCCTGGCTTCTCGGCACCGGCCGCTTGAAGGACGACGAGTTCGAGGACGACTTGGACAAGCTGCGCACCTACTACCGCGAGCAAGGCTTCCTCGACGTGGAGATCGCACCGGACCGGATCATTTTCGATTACCCAAAACCGAACCGGCTGGTCATCACGATCAACATCGACGAAGGCCGCCGCTACAAGGTCGGCGACATCACTTTCAAGGGAAACAAGCTGCACCCGACCGCGATCCTGCGCCGCGTCATCCGCCAGCGCACGGGCTCGATCTTCACGCCGTCAAAACTCGACAAGGACATCGAGCGGCTCGAGGACTTTTACGGGCACGATGGTTATCTCGACACGCGCGTGCGGCTGAACCGGAAGCCGAACATCGCCACCGGCAATATCGACATCGAATACGAGGTGGCCGAGAGCGAGAAGTTCAACGTCGAGTCGCTCGTCATCGAGGGCAACACGAAGACCAAGAGCACGGTGATCGTGCGGGAATTGGTGCTTGGGCCGGGTGACGTGTTCGACACGGTCCGGATGAAGATCAGCAAGCTGCGCCTCGAGAACACGCGGTTCTTCGAGGACGTGAGCGTGACGCCGCAGGAGACGAACATCCCGGGTCGGCGTAACCTGCGCATCGCCGTGAAGGAAGGCCGCACCGGCAATCTCTCGTTCGGCGCCGGCTTCAGCTCGCTGGAGCGCGCGACCGTGTTCGCGGAGATTTCCCAAGGCAACTTCGACTTGTTCAACCGCCGTTCGCTGTTCCAGGGCGACGGCCAGAAATTCCGGTTGAAGATGTCGCTCGGTTCACTGTCCAGCGAGGTGTCGTTCGCCTTCGAGGAACCCTATCTCTTCGAGCGCCGGCTCGGCTTGGGCTTCACGCTCTTCCGCACGAGCTCGGAATACAACAGCACCTTCTACACGGAAATCGACACCGGCGGCGAAGTGTACCTGCGCAAGAGTCTCTTTGGCATGTTCGAAGGCCGGCTGTCGTATTCCTATCAGGTCATCTCGATCGAGGACGTCTCGCCCTCCGCCTCGCAGGTGCTGCGCGACATCGCGGGCGACAACCCCGTGTCGATGGTCGGGTTCCAGCTGCTCCGCGACACGCGCGACAAGATCATCAACACGACGATGGGCAACCGCATCGAGCTGAACACCGGCATCGCCGGCGGCGTGCTCGGCGGCGACGAAGACTTTTACCGGCTCGAGCTGCGCGGCGCGCAGTATTTCCCGGTCTTCGAAACCCAGACCCAGGTGCTCCACCTGCTCGGCCGCGCCGGCGTGATTCAAAATTACGGCAACAGCAACGACGTCCGGATCTACAACCGGTACTACCTGGGTGGGCCGACGACGCTGCGCGGCTACGAATTCCGCGAGGTGGCGCCGCGCGACGAGTTTGGCGAGGTCATTGGCGGCAAGAGTTATGCGTTTTTCAGCGCGGAGTATTCGCTGGATATCGTCAGCCCGATCCGGTTCGCCGTGTTCTACGACGCCGGCTTCGTGAACTCCGGCGCCTATGACTTCAATCCGCGCGATTTCACCGACAACTTCGGCTTCGGCCTCCGGCTCTTCGTGGCGGGATCGCCGCTGAGCCTCGATTTCGGCATTCCGCTGACCTCGGACAAACGCGCGCGAAGCGGCAATCAGTTCAACTTTTCCTTTGGCACGCGCTACTGA
- a CDS encoding OmpH family outer membrane protein has translation MKKTIRTLLGLAALSATAAFVQAQPALKILVVDMAKLYDGHYKTEEQNAKLRGDEQKAQEELDKLNKEGNGLVEKYKEMVDQSNNPAATAEAKSKAQGEAQKLLEQIQRKQQEVQSFQQNTRNSLQQRIQTFRSLMVEEISKTAVEIAKRKGATLLLDKSGPTLIGVSNILYSDSGYDITDEVSREVNKDRPATSAAPATAPAATPAAPAAAPKTDDSPRITVPGVSPKK, from the coding sequence ATGAAAAAAACCATTCGTACCCTGCTCGGACTGGCCGCGTTGAGCGCCACCGCGGCATTTGTGCAGGCCCAGCCTGCGCTGAAGATCCTCGTCGTCGATATGGCCAAGCTCTATGACGGCCACTACAAGACCGAGGAGCAGAATGCCAAGCTGCGCGGCGATGAACAGAAGGCGCAGGAAGAACTCGACAAGTTGAACAAGGAAGGCAACGGCCTCGTCGAGAAATACAAGGAGATGGTCGACCAGTCGAACAACCCGGCGGCCACCGCGGAGGCGAAGTCCAAGGCCCAGGGCGAAGCGCAGAAGCTGCTCGAGCAGATCCAGCGCAAGCAGCAGGAAGTGCAGAGCTTCCAGCAGAACACCCGCAATTCGCTGCAGCAGCGGATCCAGACCTTCCGCAGCCTGATGGTGGAGGAGATCAGCAAGACGGCGGTCGAAATCGCCAAGCGCAAGGGCGCTACGCTTCTCCTCGACAAGTCCGGCCCGACGCTGATCGGCGTTTCCAACATCCTCTACTCGGATTCTGGCTACGACATCACCGACGAAGTGTCGCGTGAGGTGAACAAAGACCGCCCGGCCACGTCGGCTGCGCCGGCGACGGCTCCGGCGGCAACCCCGGCTGCTCCGGCCGCCGCGCCGAAGACCGACGACTCGCCGCGGATCACGGTCCCCGGTGTCTCGCCGAAGAAATAA
- the lpxD gene encoding UDP-3-O-(3-hydroxymyristoyl)glucosamine N-acyltransferase, with product MQLSLSPAEISALVQPQSVRGATTETIRGIAPLQEAAAGDLSFLGNAKYKADVAGTRASLVLLPPDYPGQPQPNQLFLIVANPSVALARLCGHIEQQTWPTPVPGVHPLASVAADAHVAPSATVGPFCVIESGAVIGEGTHLQAQVFVGRNAQIGAKCWIAPGVVIQSECVVGERVRLHAGVVIGSDGFGYEFVAGRHEKVPQVGTVVIENDVEIGANCTIDRARFSRTVIGEGTKLDNLVQIGHNVIVGKHCLLCAQVGISGSTTVGDYVVLGGQAGVGGHITIGKGVKAGGQSGISTSVEPGSFVNGTPSLPYVLERRLAILHQRLPGLFKRVDQLEAQLRDRAPAPENAG from the coding sequence ATGCAGCTCTCGCTTTCGCCCGCTGAAATCAGCGCGCTCGTTCAACCCCAAAGCGTTCGTGGCGCCACGACTGAAACCATCCGCGGCATCGCCCCGCTGCAGGAGGCGGCTGCGGGCGACCTGAGCTTCCTCGGCAACGCCAAATACAAGGCCGATGTCGCGGGCACCCGTGCTTCCCTCGTGCTGCTACCGCCGGACTACCCGGGGCAGCCGCAACCGAACCAGCTGTTCCTGATCGTCGCGAATCCGTCGGTCGCGCTGGCTCGGCTCTGCGGGCATATCGAACAGCAGACCTGGCCCACGCCCGTGCCAGGCGTTCACCCGCTGGCGTCGGTGGCGGCGGATGCTCACGTCGCGCCCTCCGCGACCGTCGGCCCCTTCTGCGTGATCGAATCCGGTGCCGTGATCGGCGAGGGCACTCATCTTCAGGCGCAGGTGTTCGTCGGTCGCAATGCGCAGATCGGGGCGAAGTGCTGGATCGCGCCAGGCGTCGTGATTCAATCTGAATGCGTCGTCGGTGAACGCGTCCGACTGCACGCCGGCGTTGTGATCGGCTCGGACGGTTTCGGCTACGAGTTCGTCGCGGGCCGGCACGAAAAGGTTCCGCAAGTGGGCACCGTCGTGATCGAGAACGACGTCGAGATCGGTGCGAACTGCACGATCGATCGCGCCCGCTTCAGCCGCACGGTGATCGGCGAGGGCACGAAACTGGATAATCTCGTGCAGATCGGTCACAATGTGATCGTCGGCAAGCATTGCCTGCTCTGCGCGCAGGTCGGCATTTCCGGCAGCACGACCGTGGGGGACTATGTCGTGCTGGGCGGGCAGGCCGGCGTCGGCGGGCATATTACCATCGGCAAGGGGGTCAAAGCGGGCGGGCAGTCGGGTATCAGCACCAGTGTGGAGCCGGGGAGTTTCGTCAACGGCACGCCGTCGCTGCCGTATGTGCTCGAGCGCCGGCTCGCCATCCTGCATCAGCGGTTGCCCGGTCTGTTCAAGCGGGTCGACCAGCTCGAGGCGCAGCTGCGCGACCGTGCGCCGGCTCCGGAAAACGCGGGGTAG
- a CDS encoding ribose-phosphate diphosphokinase has protein sequence MGESRLKIFSGNSNRALAEEICRSIGVPLGEATVTSFPDGESFVKINENVRGQDVFIIQSTCPPTNHHLMELLIMIDAARRASAARITAVLPFYGYARQDRKDQPRVPITAKLVANLLVAAGATRILTMDLHSQQIQGFFDIPVDHLYASPVFFEYFAKRKLDRTLVVCSPDVGGMKMAAAYADVLGATLGLVAKKRKSATAVEAMSVVGEVSGCDVLLVDDITETAGTLTAAAKILREAGAAKITAAVSHCILNDVAVERLKSGLIDELITTNSTPVEPRGLPITVLSIAKLLGQAIIRINSNESVTGLFRIKGF, from the coding sequence ATGGGCGAATCGCGGCTGAAAATATTCTCGGGCAACTCGAACCGAGCCTTGGCGGAGGAAATCTGTCGTTCCATCGGCGTGCCGTTGGGCGAAGCCACTGTCACGAGCTTTCCGGACGGCGAGTCGTTCGTGAAGATCAACGAGAACGTACGCGGACAGGATGTGTTCATCATCCAGTCCACGTGTCCGCCGACGAACCATCATTTGATGGAGCTCCTGATCATGATCGACGCGGCGCGGCGCGCATCGGCGGCCCGCATTACGGCGGTGCTGCCGTTCTACGGTTACGCGCGCCAGGATCGCAAGGACCAGCCGCGCGTGCCCATCACCGCCAAGCTGGTGGCCAACCTGCTCGTGGCGGCGGGCGCGACGCGCATCCTGACGATGGATCTGCACAGCCAGCAGATCCAGGGGTTCTTCGATATTCCGGTCGATCATCTCTACGCGTCGCCGGTGTTTTTCGAGTACTTCGCGAAGCGCAAGCTGGACCGCACGCTGGTCGTTTGCTCGCCGGACGTGGGCGGCATGAAGATGGCCGCGGCGTATGCGGACGTATTGGGCGCCACGCTGGGACTCGTCGCGAAAAAGCGGAAGAGCGCGACGGCGGTCGAGGCGATGAGCGTCGTGGGTGAAGTATCCGGCTGCGACGTGCTGCTCGTCGACGACATCACCGAAACCGCGGGCACGCTCACGGCGGCGGCGAAGATCCTGCGCGAAGCCGGAGCGGCGAAGATCACCGCGGCGGTCAGCCACTGCATCCTCAACGACGTAGCGGTGGAACGGCTCAAGTCCGGACTGATCGACGAGCTGATCACCACCAACTCGACGCCGGTCGAGCCGCGCGGGCTGCCGATCACGGTGTTGAGCATCGCGAAGCTGCTCGGGCAGGCGATCATTCGAATCAACAGCAACGAGAGCGTGACCGGCCTGTTCCGGATCAAAGGATTTTAG